In a single window of the Alosa sapidissima isolate fAloSap1 chromosome 18, fAloSap1.pri, whole genome shotgun sequence genome:
- the LOC121689654 gene encoding equilibrative nucleoside transporter 2 isoform X1 produces the protein MTDEGAPKDRGCLVGIIFFILGLGTLLPWNFFMTASQYFNNRLTLNTSDTNDDTVIARKEYYFDNWMTLLSQLPLLLFTLLNSFLYPRISETMRIAGSLVCILILFIFTAILVKVDMEQDRFFSVTMATIWFINSFGAVLQGSLFGLVGLLPQKYSTMFMSGQGLAGTFAAVAMILALASNADDETAALGYFITPCVGTLVTLMSYLLLSKLRFAQHYLCKNKSKSYEPETTNQLLLTEDTTTENGKANGHTNGSPVANGSMDATPSSSESRQAFLPLEADKADKPDESKLSVIEVFKKIWVMAFCVTFNFTVTLSVFPAVTVDVKSAYEGEWEKYFIPVCCFLFFNIMDWLGRTVTTLKRWPPKESRLFPALVVSRVVFIPLLMLCNVQMRSNLPVLFSNDAAFSAIMLLFSLSSGYSVCLSMSYAPQLVPAKDAETAGILMTFFLALGLSLGAGLSFPLRFLV, from the exons ATGACTGACGAGGGTGCTCCCAAAGACCg GGGCTGTCTCGTGGGCATCATTTTCTTTATCCTGGGTCTGGGGACCCTCCTGCCTTGGAACTTCTTCATGACTGCCTCACAG tacttcAACAACCGACTGACACTGAACACGTCCGATACGAATGATGACACAGTCATCGCCAGGAAAGAGTATTACTTTGACAACTGGATGACTCTGCTATCCCAGCTGCCCTTGCTGCTCTTCACGCTGCTTAATTCCTTCCTGTATCCCCG GATCTCGGAGACGATGCGCATCGCCGGGAGTCTGGTGTGCATCCTCATCCTCTTCATCTTCACCGCCATCCTCGTCAAGGTCGACATGGAGCAGGACCGCTTCTTCTCCGTCACCATGGCCACCATCTGGTTCATCAACT cGTTTGGTGCCGTGTTGCAGGGCAGTCTGTTTGGCCTGGTGGGTCTGCTCCCGCAGAAGTACAGCACCATGTTCATGAGTGGTCAGGGACTGGCCGGCACCTTCGCCGCTGTGGCCATGATCCTCGCCCTTGCCA gcaaTGCTGACGATGAAACAGCTGCCCTTGGGTACTTCATCACCCCATGTGTGGGAACCCTTGTCACACTAATGAGCTACCTGCTACTGTCCAAACTG CGTTTCGCCCAGCATTACCTCTGCAAAAACAAGAGCAAAAGCTATGAGCCAGAGACAACCAATCAACTTCTGCTTACAG AAGACACCACAACAGAGAACGGCAAAGCTAACGGCCACACCAACGGCTCCCCTGTGGCTAACGGCAGCATGGACGCCACGCCGTCGTCCAGCGAAAGCCGACAAGCCTTCCTGCCACTCGAGGCGGACAAGGCGGACAAGCCGGACGAGAGCAAACTGTCCGTCATCGAGGTCTTCAAAAAG aTCTGGGTCATGGCATTCTGCGTGACCTTTAACTTCACCGTGACACTCTCTGTGTTTCCTGCGGTGACGGTGGACGTGAAGTCCGCGTACGAGGGAGAGTGGG AAAAGTACTTCATCCCGGTGTGCTGTTTCCTGTTTTTCAACATCATGGACTGGCTGGGCCGAACGGTTACCACACTGAAGCGATgg ccgCCCAAAGAGAGTCGCTTGTTCCCAGCGCTGGTGGTTTCCAGAGTGGTCTTCATTCCGCTGCTGATGCTGTGTAACGTGCAGATGCGCTCCAACCTGCCGGTGCTCTTCAGCAACGACGCAGCCTTCTCCGCCATCATgctgctcttctccctctccagcGGATACTCCGTGTGCCTGTCCATGTCCTACGCACCGCA gttgGTACCAGCCAAGGATGCTGAGACTGCTGGAATTCTCATGACCTTCTTCCTGGCTCTGGGACTGTCGTTAGGGGCCggcctctccttccctctgcgTTTCCTTGTATAG
- the LOC121689654 gene encoding equilibrative nucleoside transporter 2 isoform X2: protein MTDEGAPKDRGCLVGIIFFILGLGTLLPWNFFMTASQYFNNRLTLNTSDTNDDTVIARKEYYFDNWMTLLSQLPLLLFTLLNSFLYPRISETMRIAGSLVCILILFIFTAILVKVDMEQDRFFSVTMATIWFINSFGAVLQGSLFGLVGLLPQKYSTMFMSGQGLAGTFAAVAMILALASNADDETAALGYFITPCVGTLVTLMSYLLLSKLRFAQHYLCKNKSKSYEPETTNQLLLTDTTTENGKANGHTNGSPVANGSMDATPSSSESRQAFLPLEADKADKPDESKLSVIEVFKKIWVMAFCVTFNFTVTLSVFPAVTVDVKSAYEGEWEKYFIPVCCFLFFNIMDWLGRTVTTLKRWPPKESRLFPALVVSRVVFIPLLMLCNVQMRSNLPVLFSNDAAFSAIMLLFSLSSGYSVCLSMSYAPQLVPAKDAETAGILMTFFLALGLSLGAGLSFPLRFLV from the exons ATGACTGACGAGGGTGCTCCCAAAGACCg GGGCTGTCTCGTGGGCATCATTTTCTTTATCCTGGGTCTGGGGACCCTCCTGCCTTGGAACTTCTTCATGACTGCCTCACAG tacttcAACAACCGACTGACACTGAACACGTCCGATACGAATGATGACACAGTCATCGCCAGGAAAGAGTATTACTTTGACAACTGGATGACTCTGCTATCCCAGCTGCCCTTGCTGCTCTTCACGCTGCTTAATTCCTTCCTGTATCCCCG GATCTCGGAGACGATGCGCATCGCCGGGAGTCTGGTGTGCATCCTCATCCTCTTCATCTTCACCGCCATCCTCGTCAAGGTCGACATGGAGCAGGACCGCTTCTTCTCCGTCACCATGGCCACCATCTGGTTCATCAACT cGTTTGGTGCCGTGTTGCAGGGCAGTCTGTTTGGCCTGGTGGGTCTGCTCCCGCAGAAGTACAGCACCATGTTCATGAGTGGTCAGGGACTGGCCGGCACCTTCGCCGCTGTGGCCATGATCCTCGCCCTTGCCA gcaaTGCTGACGATGAAACAGCTGCCCTTGGGTACTTCATCACCCCATGTGTGGGAACCCTTGTCACACTAATGAGCTACCTGCTACTGTCCAAACTG CGTTTCGCCCAGCATTACCTCTGCAAAAACAAGAGCAAAAGCTATGAGCCAGAGACAACCAATCAACTTCTGCTTACAG ACACCACAACAGAGAACGGCAAAGCTAACGGCCACACCAACGGCTCCCCTGTGGCTAACGGCAGCATGGACGCCACGCCGTCGTCCAGCGAAAGCCGACAAGCCTTCCTGCCACTCGAGGCGGACAAGGCGGACAAGCCGGACGAGAGCAAACTGTCCGTCATCGAGGTCTTCAAAAAG aTCTGGGTCATGGCATTCTGCGTGACCTTTAACTTCACCGTGACACTCTCTGTGTTTCCTGCGGTGACGGTGGACGTGAAGTCCGCGTACGAGGGAGAGTGGG AAAAGTACTTCATCCCGGTGTGCTGTTTCCTGTTTTTCAACATCATGGACTGGCTGGGCCGAACGGTTACCACACTGAAGCGATgg ccgCCCAAAGAGAGTCGCTTGTTCCCAGCGCTGGTGGTTTCCAGAGTGGTCTTCATTCCGCTGCTGATGCTGTGTAACGTGCAGATGCGCTCCAACCTGCCGGTGCTCTTCAGCAACGACGCAGCCTTCTCCGCCATCATgctgctcttctccctctccagcGGATACTCCGTGTGCCTGTCCATGTCCTACGCACCGCA gttgGTACCAGCCAAGGATGCTGAGACTGCTGGAATTCTCATGACCTTCTTCCTGGCTCTGGGACTGTCGTTAGGGGCCggcctctccttccctctgcgTTTCCTTGTATAG